DNA from Roseimicrobium sp. ORNL1:
TGGCGGGACTACCAGTGTTTGCTTCCATTTTAGCTCCAGGGTGGAAATGTACTTCAACTGATCCTCAAGCTTTTGCACCACCTGCGCCACCGTGAGCGCGTTCTGAGCCGGCGCCTCTTGAGCCTCCGCATGGATGATTGGCATCACAAGAGACACCGCTGTTGCCAGGCTACAAAGATGGGAAGTTCTACGCATCATGGTCGCGAAGGCAGAAGCTGTTTGTTGCACCGTTCTACCAACTGAGGAGGCAAACGGCAACACAATCTGGTCATCTGTGCTGCAGCGAACAGTGCGGCACAGGGTGGCTCACGCCGCTGCAGACTGCCAGATCTGGTGGTCTTCCACCATGCGTGCATTGGTCAGGAGCGCGGCTTCGAGATGGCGAACGGGCGGCGAGGGTGTGAGGGAGCGGAGCACGTCCAGATACGCCGGCAGCACCGCCTTTTCCAGGTCGCAAACCTGCACCAGAACCTCGCGTTGGCGCTGGGCATGGTCTGCGGCCCAAGCGGGATGGTCCACGCACCTCGCCATGGTTTCCGCCGTCGACCGGGCATTGTCCCTCTCGCGCAGAAGCAGCGGATCACCCTCCGGCAGGAAAGAACCGACACCTGAGTTTCGCGGGAAGATGACAGGGAGGCCCGCTGCAGATGCCTCCAGAGGAGCATAACCAAAAGCTTCGTGCGTGTTGAGCAGCATCACGGCTGCATCATAGCGGGACAGGCTGGCCAGCAATTCCTCTTTGGGCACAGGTCCCGCGAGTGTCACAGCGTCGCTGAGACCATCCCGAAGGATCCGCGCACGGAGAGAATCGAGGAACGGCGGTGAATGACATGGCCCCTGAATGGTGAGATGGATCTTGCGACCGGGCCGGATGGACAGCAGATGCTGAAATGCCGTCAGCAACTCGACGATGCCCTTTTCCTGTGTGATCTGACCAAAGCAGATGAAGCTGAAGATGCCGTCATCCCGCTCTCGTGGAGGCACGGAGGAAGGCGTCGTGGTGGGGAACTGGATGCCATTGGGAATTACCAGGTGTTTCCCGTAACCTCCCAGCTCTTCGTTCTTCTCGCGGGTGAACTCTGAGCAGGAGATGGCGGTGAGCCGTGCTTTGGCCCGAGCCACGCGACCAGGTGGAGCCTGATGGGCGCCCAGCGGAACATCCAGGAAGTCCATGTGGTGTATTACCGTCGGGTACCCTGCATACGCCAGGCACTCGAGGATGCCGAGCGTGCCCAGGCCTACGATATTAAAAGCCCAGACCACGTCAGGTCGAAAGGCTTTCCACTGTTCCAGGAGTGCGGAGACATTCGCCGGGATGGTGCCCGCCTGAGCTCTCTCGTACCTCGTGTGCCACTCCGGAGAGGTATGGAGAGCCGGTTGCTTCTCGTATTCAAACAAGGCGGCAAAGATGCGTTTGATACGCGCGGTGCCGACGGGCTCATGAAGCCGGTGGAGCCTGCCGACGACCCGGGAGGTGAGTACCTCCACCTCGTGTCCCGCTTGGGCGACCCGTTCCGCGATCTCCGCGCAGCCCAACTCGTAGCCGCCCAACACATGGGGAGGATAGAGATTGGAGATGATGGAGATCTTCATAAACTGGATTCACTACGACAGGCTCGTCATGCACGGGTGATTGCGGGAAGGATGGAAGGTGAGCTTATCGAAGGGAAGATCATCTCGCGTACTCGTTCCCAGTAATCATCCCAGAGATAGCCCTGCTGCAGGAGTATCTGAGCCATGGAGACCCTCTGCTGAATGATCGGGGCGGGGCTCGCGGCGATAGACTCGATGCACTCCTTCAGCCTGGTGACGTCCCGCTCGGGATAGAGAAAGTCAGCAAGGCCCAAGTCCTCCATGATGCGACGGAACGGTGGAATGTCTGATGCGACCGGCAGTACCCCGCGCGCCACCGCCTCCAGAAGGACAAGGCCCAGGAGTTCGGGTTGGTCGATGCGCCGTCCATCAAACAGCTCGTAGGAGGATGAGGCCACCAGCATCTGACAGGCATCCATCATCGCGAGCTTCTCTGTTTCTGTGATCTCACCCGTGAACACAACTTTTCCGAGCGTGGGCACGCGGCGCAGAAAGTCGCAGTACATGTCATCACGAGCTGGGCCGATGAGGTGGAGATGCGCGTCCTCAGGCAGCGCTTCGATCGTGATTTCAAAGGCTTTGTGAGGCATGACACGGCCCACGGCACAGATTTGCGGAGGCCTGTCTTTCACGGCATCGGCAGCCGGTAGATGCGGGCGAAGCATGTTGCGCCAGATGCCCGCTCCGGGTGCTGCCTGATGAACCCTGCCAGGAACGCGATGACGCTCCAAGGCGTAAGGAGAGATCTCCACCAACCAATGGTTGGGTGCGGGCTGATACATCTGCTCAAAGAGATGCCTCGCTGCTTCGAACCCGAGGCTCGTCATGAGAAGCGGCTGATCCGGGGCCATGCAGCAGACAAAATCAAACAGAAGCGGACTGCCGAGATATTGATGAATCCATACCACATCCGACTGCCCCGCCAGTTCGAGAACACGGCTGAAAGGAAGCTCTTCCACGATGGGACAGGCGGCCCCATCGACGTGTACTACGATCCAGGGAAGATCCATGCGGCTGGCCTGTGCGGCTTCGCGCAAGGTGGGGTTATCCACGGGGGAGGCCAGCCACACATGATCTCCGTGGGAGGAAATGGAGAGTGCCGTGTTGAGCGTATACGCCTCTCCGCCGCCCACGCAGTCCAGGGTGTGGAGGCTGACGAGCAGGACGCGTTTCATCTCGACGGGGACGCGAGCGCTCATTCCTCGGCGGGAGCGGGTTTGTGCGAAGCCTTTTCAGCCTGGGCTGACTGAAGCGCCTGCTCGATTCTCGCGAAGAGCCTGGCGAGTCGCTTGTCCGAATTCCTGCGGCCAAGTCGCCGCACGGGGTGGAGGCTGCGCAACTCCCGGTTTCTTGCTTCGTCGAAACGCCTGACGTCTTGGGATGCTTTTTCCAAAAGAGAGCGAACTTTGTTCAAACGCTTGGAGAGTGTCGCTGCTCGTTTCTCGGAGACGGGGACGGAGATGGGCGGCAGGGGGACGGGGCCCGTCTTCTTCCTGACCCTGGCCTTTTCCGCTGCGGCAGCGATCCA
Protein-coding regions in this window:
- a CDS encoding glycosyltransferase family 4 protein; this translates as MSARVPVEMKRVLLVSLHTLDCVGGGEAYTLNTALSISSHGDHVWLASPVDNPTLREAAQASRMDLPWIVVHVDGAACPIVEELPFSRVLELAGQSDVVWIHQYLGSPLLFDFVCCMAPDQPLLMTSLGFEAARHLFEQMYQPAPNHWLVEISPYALERHRVPGRVHQAAPGAGIWRNMLRPHLPAADAVKDRPPQICAVGRVMPHKAFEITIEALPEDAHLHLIGPARDDMYCDFLRRVPTLGKVVFTGEITETEKLAMMDACQMLVASSSYELFDGRRIDQPELLGLVLLEAVARGVLPVASDIPPFRRIMEDLGLADFLYPERDVTRLKECIESIAASPAPIIQQRVSMAQILLQQGYLWDDYWERVREMIFPSISSPSILPAITRA
- a CDS encoding glycosyltransferase family 4 protein, whose protein sequence is MKISIISNLYPPHVLGGYELGCAEIAERVAQAGHEVEVLTSRVVGRLHRLHEPVGTARIKRIFAALFEYEKQPALHTSPEWHTRYERAQAGTIPANVSALLEQWKAFRPDVVWAFNIVGLGTLGILECLAYAGYPTVIHHMDFLDVPLGAHQAPPGRVARAKARLTAISCSEFTREKNEELGGYGKHLVIPNGIQFPTTTPSSVPPRERDDGIFSFICFGQITQEKGIVELLTAFQHLLSIRPGRKIHLTIQGPCHSPPFLDSLRARILRDGLSDAVTLAGPVPKEELLASLSRYDAAVMLLNTHEAFGYAPLEASAAGLPVIFPRNSGVGSFLPEGDPLLLRERDNARSTAETMARCVDHPAWAADHAQRQREVLVQVCDLEKAVLPAYLDVLRSLTPSPPVRHLEAALLTNARMVEDHQIWQSAAA